ATCTTCACCTGGCCGAAGATCGCCTTGAGCATCGTCGACTTGCCGGCTCCGTTGGGGCCGATGATGCCGATGAGCTCGCCCTTGGCGGCCGTGAGGTTCGCGCCGTTGAGGATGTTGACGCCCGGCAGGTAGCCCGCGACGAGGTCGGTGACCTCGACGACGTTCTCCGACGGGGCGGCGGTTGCAGCGGGGGCGCCGCCGGTCTTCGGGTCGCTCACTTGCCGTCCTCCGTCTCGCCCGCATCCGCATCCGTCGCGTCCGCGCTCGCCTCGGCGGACGCCTCGCTCTCGGAGTCCTCGATGGCCGCGTCGATCTCGCGAGCCGTCTCGGCGAGCTCCTGGCCCTCCGCCGACAGCTCGCCCTCCACGCGGCCCGTCACGACGCCGAGGTCGACGTCCTGGTGGGCGCCGAGGTAGGCGTCGATGACGGCCTGCTCGCGCATGACCGTGTCGGGTGGGCCCTCGGCCACGATGCGGCCCTCGGCCATGACGACGACCCAGTCCGCGATGTGGCGCACCATGTGCATGTCGTGCTCGACGAACACGACCGTCATGCCGAGGTCCTTGAGGTCGAGGATGTGGTCGAGCAGCGACTGCGTGAGGGCCGGGTTCACGCCGGCCATCGGCTCGTCGAGCATGACGAGGGTCGGGTCGCTCATGAGCGCGCGCGCCATCTCGAGCAGCTTGCGCTGGCCGCCCGAGAGCGAGGCCGCGAAGTCCTTCTCCTTGGCGTCGAGCTTGAAGCGGGCGAGCAGCTCGCGCGCCTTCTCCTCGATCTCCAGCTCCTGCTTGCGCCACAGGAACGGCAGGATGCCGGCCCACAGGCGCTCGCCGGTCTGCTTGGGCGCGCCGAGCTTCATGTTCTCGAGCACGGTGAGCAGGCCGAGCGACTTCGTCAGCTGGAAGGTGCGCACCTGGCCCATGCGGGCCGCCTTGTACGCGGGGATGCCGGCGAGCGAGGTGCCGTCGAACGACCACGTGCCCGCGTTCGGCTTGTCGAAGCCCGTCAGGAGGTTGAAGAGGGTCGTCTTGCCGGCGCCGTTCGGGCCGATGAGAGCGGTGATCGCGTTGCGCGGGATCTCGAGGTGCTCGACGTCGACGGCCGTGAGACCGCCGAAGACGCGACGCACGCCGTCGACGACGATGATCGGGTCGACCTTGGCGACGCCCGGGCGGATCTCGCCCTGGTGCAGCCCTGTCGACTTCGGGCGCGGGGCCGGGGGTGCGACGTCAGCGGACAAAGGTCAGCTCCTTCTTGTTCCCGAGGATGCCCTGCGGGCGGAAGATGACGAGCAGCATGAGCGCGACGCCCACGAGCACGAAGACGAGCATCTGGCTCTGCTCGGTGGTGAGGAACGGGAGCCAGCCGATCTGCACGAGCGCGGGCAGCAGGTTCGAGAGGAACGCGCGCACGATCCAGAACAGCACGGCGCCGAGCACCGGGCCGAAGATCGTCGCGGCGCCGCCGAGCAGGAGGGCCGTCCACACGTAGAACGTCTGCGAGGTCACGTACACGTTGGGGTTCACGTTGGTGCCCATCGCGGTGATGATGCCGCCCGCCGCGATGATGACGCCGCCGATGATGAGGGCCTGCATCTTGAAGGCGAACACGTTCTTGCCGAGCGAGCCCACCGCATCCTCGTCCTCGCGGATGCCGCGGATGACGCGGCCCCAGGGGCTGCGCATGAGCAGCCACACGAGCAGCACGGCGATCGCGATCGTGATGACGCCGACGATGATGACCCACCACTGGTCGGACTGGTAGGTCCACGGACCCCAGCCCCAGCGTCCGGGCGGCAGCGGGTTGCTCATGCGGAAGCCCGACTGGAAGCCCGAGAGGCCGTCGGCCGAGCCCGTGACGTTGCGGAATGTCGACGTGAGGAAGAGCAGACGCAGGACCTCGGCCGCCGCGATCGTCACGATCGCGAGGTAGTCGCCGCGGAGGCGGAGGGTCGGGATGCCCATGATGAGGGCGAACACGACGGCCGCGGCGAGGCCGATGAGCGCGGCGAGCGGCCACGGGAGCCCGAACGTGAGGATCGAGATCGCGAAGCCGTATGCCCCGATCGCCATGAAGCCCGCGACGCCCATGTTGAGCAGGCCGGCGAAGCCGAAGTGCACCGACAGCCCGATCGCGGCGAGAACGTAGCCGAGCGTTGCCGGCGCGAGGATCTGCGCGAGGGTGTTGGAGATGATCTGCAGGAAGTTCATCGCGACTACCCGATTCTCTCTCGGCGCCCGAGGATGCCCTGGGGACGGAACAGCAGGATGACGATCAGCACGACGAGCGCGCCCACGTACTTGAGGTCGGAGGGGATCCAGAGCGTCGACAGCTCGACGAGGAGGCCCACGATGATCGAGCCGATGAGGGCGCCGAACGCGGTGCCGAGGCCGCCGAGGGTGACCGACGCGAAGATGAGCAGCAGGATGCTGGTTCCCATGTCCCACTTGATGCCGGGGCGGAAGTAGGCCCACAGCACGCCCGAGAGGCCCGCGAGCGCCGCGGCGACGACCCAGACGACGCGCACGACGCCGTCGACGTCGATGCCGCTCGCTGCGGCGAGCGAGGGGTTGTCGGAGACCGCGCGCGTCGCACGGCCGATGCGGGTGCGCATGAGCCACCACGCGAAGATCACGATCACGATGAGCGAGACCGCCATGCTGATGACGTCGGTGACCGTGAGGCGGATCGGGCCGAGGCCCGGGATCACCTGCGTGACGGCGCCCGGCAGCTGCTGCGTGCGGCCGCCGACGAACATCTGGTACACGTAGCGCAGCGCGAGCGAGAGGCCGATCGAGACGATCATGAGCTGCACGGTGCCGAGGCCCTTGCGGCGCAACGGGCGCCACAATCCGCTGTCCATCGCGAGGCCGAGGGCGGCGGATGCCAGCACGGCGAGCGGGATCGCGATCCAGATCGACAGCGAGAACCCGGTCGTGAAGAGCAGGGCCATGAGCGCGCCGAACGTCACCATCTCGCCGTGCGCGAAGTTCGAGAGGCCCGTCGTGCCGAACACGAGCGAGAGGCCGATCGCCGCGAGGGCGAGCATGAGGCCGAAGTTGAGGCCGTTCACGGCGCGCGAGAGGAACTGGTCCCAGAAGCCGACGAGCTGCCGTTCGGCCGCCCCGAGGGTGAAGTTGCGGGTGACGGAGCTCGTCGCGCCGAACGTGACCTCTTGCGTGAACTCGAAGCCGTCGGGCACCTCGACGCCCGAGGGGATGCTCGACTCGACGAGCTCGACCGTCCAGGTGCCCTCCTTGGTGGGCACGCCGACCGACCAGGCGCCGTTCTCATCCGTGGTCGCCTCGCCCTCGAACTCGGCGCCCTCCTCGTCCTCGCCCGTGACCCGCACGGTCGCGTCGGCGACCGGCTCGCCGGCAGCCCGCACATTGCCCTTGATCGAGTAGGGGAAGTCCTCGAAGGATGCCGCGGAGGCCCCGGATGCGGGACCCGCCAGGATCCCGACGCCCGCCGCCGCTGCGGCGAGGAACGCGAGCGCGGCGACGACCCTGCGATGCAGGCGTGGGATCGGCGCTGTTCGACCGTGAGCCACGGAACCTCCAAGACCTCGGGAACGACAGACCCAGCGGCTCCGTCGACCTTGACGCTACTTCCGGAATGTTGCCTTCGTGTTTCGAACGCACACTGCGGTGGGAACAGTATGTGCGTGTCATGGGCATCCGTCCAACCGGGGGCGTGTCGGCATCCGGAATGAGTTCGGCCTCGTGCCGTTAAGATGTACTACCGGTCTTCGACGATGCAGCCGGGCCCACCTCAACGCGACCTCAGAGGACACCATGGACCAGCCCGATCCGTTCGGATTCGTCGGACTCACCTACGACGACGTCATGCTGCTCCCCGCGCATACCGACGTCATCCCGAGCGAGGCGGACACGTCCTCGCAGCTCACGCGCCGCATCCGCGTGTCCGCGCCGCTCGTCTCCAGCGCGATGGACACCGTCACCGAGTCGCGCATGGCGATCGCCATGGCGCGTCAGGGCGGCATCGGCATCCTGCACCGCAACCTCTCGATCGACGACCAGGCGACGCACGTCGACAAGGTCAAGCGCTCCGAGTCGGGCATGATCACGAACCCGGTCACGACGACCCCCGACGCGACGGTCGCCGAGGTCGACGCGCTGTGCGGGAAGTTCCGCGTCTCGGGTCTGCCCGTCGTCGAGGGCGACGGCACGCTCGTCGGCATCATCACGAACCGCGACATGCGCTTCGTCTCGCCGTTCGAGGCGACGACCACTCTCGTGCGCGACGTCATGACGAAGGCCCCGCTCGTCACCGCCCGCGAGGGCATCGACCCGGATGAGGCGGTCGCGATCTTCGCGCAGCACAAGATCGAGAAGCTCCCGCTCGTCGACGAGCACGGTCGCCTGCGCGGCCTCATCACCGTCAAGGACTTCGAGAAGACCGAGAAGTACCCGAACGCCACGAAGGACGACGAGGGCCGCCTGCGGGTCGGCGCCGCGATCGGCTTCTTCGGCGACGCGTGGGACCGCGCGGGCGCGCTGCGCGACGCGGGCGTCGACGTCATCGTCGTCGACACCGCGAACGGCGACTCCGCCGGCGTCATCGACATCATCAAGCGCCTCAAGTCCGACCCGGCGTTCGCGCACATCGACGTCATCGGCGGCAACGTCGCGACGCGTGCGGGCGCCCAGGCGCTCGTCGACGCGGGCGCGGATGCCGTCAAGGTCGGCGTGGGACCGGGCTCGATCTGCACGACGCGCGTCGTCGCGGGCGTCGGCGTGCCCCAGGTGACCGCCGTCTACGAGGCGTCGCTCGCGGCGCGCGAGCACGGCATCCCGGTGATCGCCGACGGCGGCCTGCAGTACTCGGGCGACATCGCGAAGGCGCTCGTGGCCGGTGCCGACACGGTCATGCTCGGCTCGCTGCTCGCGGGCACGGACGAGTCGCCCGGCGAGCTCGTCTACGTCGGCGGCAAGCAGTTCAAGAACTACCGCGGCATGGGCTCGCTCGGCGCGATGTCCGACCGCGGCAAGAAGACGTCGTACTCGCGCGACCGCTACTTCCAGGCGGATGTGCCGTCGGATGCGCAGCTCATCCCCGAGGGCATCGAGGGTCGCGTGGCCTACCGCGGTTCGCTCGGCGCCGTCGTGTACCAGCTCGTGGGCGGCCTCCGTCAGTCGATGTTCTACGTCGGCGCCCGCACCATCGCCGACCTGAAGCAGCGCGGCAAGTTCGTGCGCATCACCCCGGCGGGCCTCAAGGAGTCGCACCCCCACGACATCCAGATGGTCGTGGAGGCCCCCAACTACTCCCGCTGACCGGGTGATCGTGGCGCGGCTGGAGCCGTGACCCGAGGGAGGGGGAAACGCCTCCCGCCGCGCGGTCGTATCTCCCGCCGCTCCTCCACTGCGGGGCCGTAGCCGGTCCATCCCCGATCCTGCGCCGCGCCTGCTCGGCCGCCTCTGCGTTCGACCACCGTGAACGCCATGACGCGACCCTTCGACCCCCAGTTCGACATCCTCTACGCCGACGAGGTGGCACGCGCCGGCGACGACCCGCGACGGCTGCGCAAGCTGTTCGCGGCGGGCTACCTGCACCGCGTGCGCCGGGGCGCCTACGTCATCAAGGAGCGGTGGGATGCCGCGGACGCCCGGCAGCAGCACCTCGCCCGGGTCTACGCCGCCGCCCACGATGCGCGCGAGGAGTTCGTCGTCGCGGGCGTGTCCGCAGCGGCGGTCTGGGACGTCCCGCTGTTCGATCCCTACGGGGTGGATGTCGAGGTGCTCTGCGAATATTGCGGCGGCGGCCGATCGGAGCCGGGCGTGCGACGGCTCACCGCATCCGCCGAGCACGCCTCCGCGATCGGTCACGCGGGCCTCGTCGTCACCGATCTGCCCCGCACCGTCATCGATGTGGCCTGCGGTCGCCCGCTGCCGGAAGCGCTCGCGGCGGTCGACTGGGGGATCTCAGCACGCAATCCCGCCCGCACGTCGATCGCCGCCATCCGGGACCTCATGGGGGACATCGGCAAGCGGCCGGGTATCCGGCAGGTGTGGCGGGCGACGGAACTCGCCGTACCGGATTCCGGCTCCGGTGGCGAGTCATACGCGCGCGGCGTGATCCACGAGCTCGGGTTCGAGGCGCCGACGACGCAGCTCGAACTGCGCGACGCGGAGGGATCGATGTTCGCGGACTTCGGCTGGCTCGAGGTGCGTGTGCTCGGCGAATTCGACGGTTTCGTCAAGTACGCCGACGCGCGGTTCAACCATGGTGACCCGTTGGAGAAGCTCCGACGGGAGAGGGGGCGGGAGGCGCGATTGCGTGCGCTCGGGTGGACGGTGGTGCGGATCACGTGGGCGGATGTGCGCGACCCGGGGGCGCTCGCGCGCATCCTGGCGTCCGCAGGGGTGCCGCGGCAGCGCCGCTTCACGGCGTGAGCGGATGCGGCGGCGGGGGAAACGACCACACGGCGGGAGGCGTTTCTCCCGCCGTGTGGTCGCGGCTCCAGCCGCGCCATGATCACACACGCGCGGGTAGGGTGGAGCGGTGAGCGACATCGAGATCGGACGGGCCAAGCGCGCCCGCCGCGCGTACGCCTTCGACGACATCGCGATCGTGCCGAGCCGCCGCACGCGCGACCCGAAGGACGTGAGCGTCAGCTGGACGATCGACGCGTTCACCTTCGACATCCCCGTGCTCGCGGCCCCCATGGACTCCGTCGTGAGCCCTGCGACGGCGATCGCGATCGGCGAGCTCGGCGGCCTCGGCGTGCTCGACCTCGAGGGCGTGTGGACGCGTTACGAGAACCCCGAGCCCGTGCTCGCCGAGATCCGCGAGCTGCCCACCGAGGGTGCGACGGCCCGCATGCAGGAGCTGTACGCCGAGCCGGTCAAGCCCGAGCTCATCAAGGCGCGCCTCGCCGAGATCCGCGCCGCGGGCGTGCCCGTCGCGGGCGCCCTGAGCCCCCAGCGCACGCAGGAGCACTACAAGACGGTCGTCGACGCGGGCGTCGACCTCTTCGTCATCCGCGGCACGACCGTGAGCGCCGAGCACGTCAGCAAGTCGGTCGAGCCGCTCAACCTCAAGAAGTTCATCTACGAGCTCGACGTGCCCGTCATCGTCGGCGGCGCCGCGACCTACACGGCCGCGCTGCACCTCATGCGCACGGGCGCCGCGGGCGTGCTCGTCGGCTTCGGCGGCGGCGCCGCGAGCACGACGCGCACGAGCCTCGGCATCCACGCTCCCATGGCGACGGCGGTCGCGGATGTCGCGGGCGCGCGCCGCGACTACCTCGACGAGTCGGGCGGGCGCTACGTGCACGTCATCGCCGACGGCGGTCTCGGCACGAGCGGCGACATCGTCAAGGCCGTGTCGATGGGCGCCGACGCCGTCATGCTCGGCTCGACACTCGCGCGCGCCGAGGAGGCGCCTGGCGGCGGATTCCACTGGGGCGCCGAGGCGCACCACCCGGAGCTGCCGCGCGGCAACCGCGTCGAGGTCGGCACGATCGCCCCGCTCGAGCAGGTGCTCTTCGGACCGTCGGCCCACCCCGATGGCCAGGTCAACCTCATCGGCGCCCTGCGCCGCTCGATGGCGACGACGGGCTACTCCGACCTCAAGGAGTTCCAGCGCGTCGAGGTCGTCGTCGCGCCCTACCTGCAGAGCTGACACCCGAGCTGACAGCTCGGATGCCGCGGTCCGGTCGAGCGCCGGGCCTCCCCGCTAGGGTGGACTGCAATCCCGAACGAGCGTGAGGAGTTGCGATGGTCGACGTCCGACGGGTCAAACTCCCCGGAGTGGGGGTGCTGCACACCTTCGTCACCGATGACGGCGGCAAGGTGGGCGTGATCACGCACCGCTCCGGTGCGTCCGATCTGATCTCCTTCGCCGACGCCGAGGACGGCGCCGACGCCCGCAAGGTCTCGCTCCGTCTCGACGAGGACGAGGCGCACACGCTCGCCGAGCTGCTCGGCGGCACGCGCATCACCGAGTCGCTCAGCGGCCTCGACCAGATCCCCGGCCTGTCGATCGACTGGTTCCACGTCGACTACGACCACCACATCGCCGGCCAGCCCCTCGGCAACATGACCGAGCGCGGGCTCCCGGGCGTCACCGTCGTCGCCGTCGTGCGCGGGGACTCCGCGAACCCGGGCCCGGACTCCGACTTCCGCGTGTTCCCGGGCGACACCCTCGTCGTCGCGGGTGCGCCCGAGAAGGTCGCGAAGGCGTTCCAGTTCTACCGGACCGGCGAGTTCCGCCCGCGTGCGTCCGACGCTCCGCCGGGAGGCTGAGCCATGGAAGGGCACCTCGGCGAAGAGCTCATCGTCATCGGCGTCCTGTTCCTCATCGCGTATGTGCTGGGGCGGGTCGGGAAGCTCGTCGGTCTGCCGTCGATTCCGATCTACATGCTCGTCGGCCTCCTCGCGAGCCCCCACTTCCACCTCTTCCCCCTGCACATCGAGTCGGGCTACGTCGAGCTGATCGCGGTCTTCGGTCTGCTCTTCCTGCTGTTCAACCTCGGGCTCGAGTTCGACCAGGACGAGTTCTTCGGCAACGCGGGCAAGCTGCTGCTGTCGGGCGGCAGCTACGTGCTCATCAACATGGGCGTCGGGTTCGCGTTCGGCTTCATGGTGGGCTGGGGCACGCGCGAGGCGCTCGTGATCGCGGGCATGACGGCCACGTCGTCGAGCGCGATCGTGACGAAGCTGCTGATCGAGCTGCGCCGCCTCGCGAACGCCGAGACGCCCATGATCCTCGGCGTGACCGTCGTCGAGGACATCTTCATCGCGATCTACCTCGCGATCGTCTCGGTCGTCATCTCGGGCGAGACCGATTTCTGGGCGGTCGTGCTCAAACTCGCGATCGCGTTCCTGTTCCTCGTCGTCATGTTCTCGGTCGCGCGCTGGGGCGGGCGGGTCGTGTCGAGGCTCGTGCAGACGAAAGACGACGAGCTCTTCACGATCCTGATCTTCGCCCTCGCGGTCGCGTTCGGCGGCATCGGCGAGCTGCTGGGTGTGACGGATGCGATCGGCGCGTTCCTCATCGGGCTCGCCCTCGGCGCGACCCGCTTCCGCGCCCGGATCGAGGCGTTCGCGACGCCGCTGCGCGACGTGTTCGGCGCGTTCTTCTTCCTCAACTTCGGTCTCGCGCTCGACCCGTCGACGTTCGGCGAGGTGCTGGTGCCGGTGGCTCTCGCGATCGTCATGACGATCGTGCTCAACATCGCGGCGGGCCAGTTCGTGGCGTGGCTCAACGGCTTCGGTCCGCAGGCGGGGCTCAACGCGGCCGTCATCCTCGTGAACCGTGGCGAGTTCGCGCTCATCCTCGCGACGCTCGCCGCGGCGGGCGGACTGGATGCGCGTCTCACGCCGTTCGCGGGCCTCTACGTGCTCGTGATGGCGCTCATCGGCCCCGTGTTCGCCGTCAACTCGGAGCGCATCGGCGCCCTGTTCCGCCGCAAGCAGAAGGCATCCGGCACGCCGCACGAGCTCGACCTCGAGCGGGAGCGGGCGATCGCGCTCGCGGAGGCGGCGATGGCGGGGGAGCCCGCCGCGGAGGAGGTCGCCGCGAACGAGGCCTCCGCGCCCGTCGCCGCGGCCGAGCGCGAGCCGGAGCCCGAGGTGCTCGAGGACACGGCGCCCGATGTCGAGTCGGCGCTCGAACGGGAGGCGCGGCGTGCCGAGCAGGCCCGCAGCCAGTCCGACGCGCTCACCGCCGAGGAGGTCCGGCGCGCGCGAGAGATCGACCCCGAGTACTGATCCGCGTTGACCGGGCCCTCAGCCGCGACCTGGCAGAGTGAGGGGGTGACCGCCGCCCCCGTCGACCCGGATGCGCGCCCCCCGCGCCCGACGTTCGCCCAGTTCATGGCCGTCGCCCGTCGGCCGAAGTGGATCGGCGCCCTGCTGCTGTCGCTCGCGATCGCCGCGGCGTTCGCGGCCCTCGGGCAGTGGCAGCTCGAGCGCAGCGTGCAGAACGTCTCGGTGCCCGAGTACGACACCGAGACGCCCGTGGCGCTCGAGACGGTCGCGACGCCGCAGCAGCGCATGACCGATCCGTCGATCGGCCAGCGCGTCACGGCATCCGGCGAGGTCGTCGCGGGCGACTTCTCGGTCATCGGCCCGCGCGAGAACGACGGCGAGCTGGGCTTCTGGCTCGTCGCCCACGTGCGCACCGACGACGGCGCCTCGCTCGCGGTGGGCCTCGGCTGGGCCCCCGACGCGGATTCCGCCGAAGCCGCCGAACGCGCGGTGCCCGAGCGCCTCGAGGTCGCGGGCCGCTACCTGCCCACCGAGTCGCCCGAGCTCAACGACGTCGAGGACGGCGAGCGCCGCGTGCTCTCGATCGGCGAGCTGCTCAACCTGTGGGAGGAGCCCGGTCCCGTGTACGCGGGCTTCGTCGTGATGGCCGAGCCGACCCCGGGCCTCGACGCCATCCACCAGCCCCCGCCCGAGCGCGACACGAGCCTCAACTGGCTCAACGTCTTCTACGCGATCGAGTGGGTCGTGTTCGCCGGCTTCGCCGTGTTCCTCTGGTACCGCCTCGTGCGCGACGTATGGGAGGCCGAGGTCGCGGCGGAGTAGCGGTCGTCAAACGCTGTAGCGCTTGCCCAGGCGCGGCAGGGATCACTGCCGCCCGCCGCCGAACGCTGCAGCGTTTGCCCACCGACGAGCGGCCTAAGCTAGGGGCATGCCCGCTGGCCCCCGCCCCTCCGACGTGCCCCGGCTCCGCACGGCCCTCAAGGTCTACCGGGTCTCGGCCGCCATCACCGGCACCTTCCTGCTGCTGCTCGTCGTCATGATGGTGCTGCGGTACGGCTTCGGGGTCGACATCGAGCTGGGCGGCCCCTTCGGCTTCCTGAACCTCACCCCGAAGGACCAGATCACCGCGATCAACCTGTCGATCGGCATCCTCACGGTGCACGGCTGGCTCTACGTGCTCTACCTCGGCTGCGACTTCGTCATGTGGCGCCTCGCGCGCTACAGCTTCAAGCGCTTCCTCTTCATCGCGCTCGGCGGCGTCGTGCCGTTCCTCAGCTACTACTTCGAGTTCCAGGTGCCGCGCTTCATCGAGGAGCGCATCCGGAACACCATGGACCGGACGGATGCGGCTCCCGCCGCGGAGGAGGTGAGCGCGTGAGCGAGACCGCTCAGCGCCCCGTGCTCGTCGTCGACTTCGGCGCGCAGTACGCCCAGCTCATCGCCCGCCGCGTGCGCGAGGCCGGCGTCTACAGCGAGATCGTGCCGCACACGATCTCGGCCGAGGAGCTCGCCGCGAAGAACCCCGTGGGCATCGTGCTCTCGGGGGGACCGTCGAGCGTCTACGAGGAGGGCTCGCCCGACCTCGACGAGGGCATCCTCGAGCTCGGGGTGCCGACCCTCGGTATCTGCTACGGCTTCCAGGTCATGGCGCGGCAGCTCGGCGGCGAGGTCGCGAAGACGGGCGCGCGCGAGTACGGCTCGACCGAGGTGCGTCTCGTCGCGGGCTCGGACGGCGGCACGCTCCTCGCGGAGCAGCCCATCGAGCAGACCGCCTGGATGAGCCACGGCGACTCCGTCGTGAAGGCGCCCGAGGGCTTCGACGTGCTCGCGGCATCCGAGTCGACCCCCGTCGCGGCGTTCGCGAACGACGACCGCAAGCTCTACGGCGTGCAGTGGCACCCCGAGGTGAAGCACTCGCAGTTCGGGCAGCGGGTGCTCGAGAACTTCCTGCACCGCGCCGCGGGCATCCCCGCCGACTGGAACTCGGGCAACGTCATCGCCGAGCAGGTGGAGCGCATCCGCGCCCAGGTGGGCGGCGGCCGCGTGCTGTGCGCCCTCTCGGGCGGCGTCGACTCGGCGGTCGCGGCGGCGCTCGTGCACGAGGCGGTCGGCGACCAGCTCGTGTGCGTCTTCGTCGACCACGGCCTGCTGCGTGCGGGCGAGCGCGAGCAGGTCGAGCAGGACTACGTCGCGTCGACGGGCGTGCGGCTCGTGACGGTGGATGCGCGCGAGCGCTTCCTGACGGCGCTCGCGGGGGTCTCCGACCCGGAGCAGAAGCGCAAGATCATCGGGCGCGAGTTCATCCGCACCTTCGAGCAGGCGCAGGCCGAGCTCGTGGCGGAGTTCGCAGCCGAGGGCGACCCCATCCGCTTCCTCGTGCAGGGCACGCTCTACCCGGATGTCGTGGAGTCGGGCGGCGGCACCGGCACCGCGAACATCAAGTCGCACCACAACGTCGGCGGCCTGCCGGAGGATCTGCAGTTCGAGCTCGTCGAGCCGCTGCGCACCCTCTTCAAGGACGAGGTGCGCGCGATCGGCCGCGAGCTGGGGCTCCCCGAGGCGATCGTCTCGCGCCACCCCTTCCCGGGGCCGGGCCTCGGCATCCGGATCGTGGGCGAGGTCACCGAGGAGCGTCTCGACACGCTGCGCGCGGCCGACCTCATCGTGCGCAGCGAGCTGACGGCCGCGGGCCTCGACGCCGAGATCTGGCAGTGCCCCGTCGTGCTGCTCGCGGATGTGCGCTCGGTGGGCGTGCAGGGCGACGGCCGCACCTACGGTCACCCCATCGTGCTGCGCCCCGTCTCGAGCGAGGACGCCATGACGGCCGACTGGACGCGCCTGCCCTACGACTTCCTCGCGCGCGTCTCGAACCGCATCACGAACGAGGTCGCCGGGGTCAACCGGGTCGTGCTCGACGTCACGTCGAAGCCCCCGGGCACCATCGAGTGGGAGTGACGCGTCGACCTCATCCCTGAGGGGGAGGACGGCGTCGGCGGCCGGTGCGAGGATCGACCGGTGAGTACGGAGCAGACGAACGTGCGCGTCGGTTGGCGCCGTGACACGGCCATCTTCCTGTCCGGGCAGACGGTGTCGATGTTCGGCTCGATGCTCGTGCAGTACGCCATCATGTGGCACCTCACGCTCGAGACGAAGTCGGGCGTCGTGCTCATGGCGTCGGCCGTGTTCGGGATGCTGCCCCAGGCGATCGTCTCGATCTTCGGCGGCGTGTGGGCCGACCGGCTCAACCGCAAGACGCTCATCATCGCCGCCGACGCGTCGATCGCCGTCACGACGGTCGTGCTCGCGGTGTTCATGATGAGCGGCTACCAGGAGCTGTGGCTCATCTACCTGACGCTCGCGATCCGCTCGACGGGCGCCGGCATCCAGTCGCCCGCCGTCATGGCGCTCATCCCGCAGCTCGTGCCGACCGACAAGCTGCTGCGGGTCAACGGCGTGTTCCAGTCGATCCAGTCGGGCATGATGCTCATCGCGCCCGCCGCGGCCGCCGGCATCTACGCG
The Protaetiibacter sp. SSC-01 genome window above contains:
- a CDS encoding ABC transporter ATP-binding protein, giving the protein MSADVAPPAPRPKSTGLHQGEIRPGVAKVDPIIVVDGVRRVFGGLTAVDVEHLEIPRNAITALIGPNGAGKTTLFNLLTGFDKPNAGTWSFDGTSLAGIPAYKAARMGQVRTFQLTKSLGLLTVLENMKLGAPKQTGERLWAGILPFLWRKQELEIEEKARELLARFKLDAKEKDFAASLSGGQRKLLEMARALMSDPTLVMLDEPMAGVNPALTQSLLDHILDLKDLGMTVVFVEHDMHMVRHIADWVVVMAEGRIVAEGPPDTVMREQAVIDAYLGAHQDVDLGVVTGRVEGELSAEGQELAETAREIDAAIEDSESEASAEASADATDADAGETEDGK
- a CDS encoding branched-chain amino acid ABC transporter permease, with amino-acid sequence MNFLQIISNTLAQILAPATLGYVLAAIGLSVHFGFAGLLNMGVAGFMAIGAYGFAISILTFGLPWPLAALIGLAAAVVFALIMGIPTLRLRGDYLAIVTIAAAEVLRLLFLTSTFRNVTGSADGLSGFQSGFRMSNPLPPGRWGWGPWTYQSDQWWVIIVGVITIAIAVLLVWLLMRSPWGRVIRGIREDEDAVGSLGKNVFAFKMQALIIGGVIIAAGGIITAMGTNVNPNVYVTSQTFYVWTALLLGGAATIFGPVLGAVLFWIVRAFLSNLLPALVQIGWLPFLTTEQSQMLVFVLVGVALMLLVIFRPQGILGNKKELTFVR
- a CDS encoding ABC transporter permease subunit produces the protein MAHGRTAPIPRLHRRVVAALAFLAAAAAGVGILAGPASGASAASFEDFPYSIKGNVRAAGEPVADATVRVTGEDEEGAEFEGEATTDENGAWSVGVPTKEGTWTVELVESSIPSGVEVPDGFEFTQEVTFGATSSVTRNFTLGAAERQLVGFWDQFLSRAVNGLNFGLMLALAAIGLSLVFGTTGLSNFAHGEMVTFGALMALLFTTGFSLSIWIAIPLAVLASAALGLAMDSGLWRPLRRKGLGTVQLMIVSIGLSLALRYVYQMFVGGRTQQLPGAVTQVIPGLGPIRLTVTDVISMAVSLIVIVIFAWWLMRTRIGRATRAVSDNPSLAAASGIDVDGVVRVVWVVAAALAGLSGVLWAYFRPGIKWDMGTSILLLIFASVTLGGLGTAFGALIGSIIVGLLVELSTLWIPSDLKYVGALVVLIVILLFRPQGILGRRERIG
- the guaB gene encoding IMP dehydrogenase, which gives rise to MDQPDPFGFVGLTYDDVMLLPAHTDVIPSEADTSSQLTRRIRVSAPLVSSAMDTVTESRMAIAMARQGGIGILHRNLSIDDQATHVDKVKRSESGMITNPVTTTPDATVAEVDALCGKFRVSGLPVVEGDGTLVGIITNRDMRFVSPFEATTTLVRDVMTKAPLVTAREGIDPDEAVAIFAQHKIEKLPLVDEHGRLRGLITVKDFEKTEKYPNATKDDEGRLRVGAAIGFFGDAWDRAGALRDAGVDVIVVDTANGDSAGVIDIIKRLKSDPAFAHIDVIGGNVATRAGAQALVDAGADAVKVGVGPGSICTTRVVAGVGVPQVTAVYEASLAAREHGIPVIADGGLQYSGDIAKALVAGADTVMLGSLLAGTDESPGELVYVGGKQFKNYRGMGSLGAMSDRGKKTSYSRDRYFQADVPSDAQLIPEGIEGRVAYRGSLGAVVYQLVGGLRQSMFYVGARTIADLKQRGKFVRITPAGLKESHPHDIQMVVEAPNYSR
- a CDS encoding type IV toxin-antitoxin system AbiEi family antitoxin domain-containing protein, which translates into the protein MTRPFDPQFDILYADEVARAGDDPRRLRKLFAAGYLHRVRRGAYVIKERWDAADARQQHLARVYAAAHDAREEFVVAGVSAAAVWDVPLFDPYGVDVEVLCEYCGGGRSEPGVRRLTASAEHASAIGHAGLVVTDLPRTVIDVACGRPLPEALAAVDWGISARNPARTSIAAIRDLMGDIGKRPGIRQVWRATELAVPDSGSGGESYARGVIHELGFEAPTTQLELRDAEGSMFADFGWLEVRVLGEFDGFVKYADARFNHGDPLEKLRRERGREARLRALGWTVVRITWADVRDPGALARILASAGVPRQRRFTA
- a CDS encoding GuaB3 family IMP dehydrogenase-related protein translates to MSDIEIGRAKRARRAYAFDDIAIVPSRRTRDPKDVSVSWTIDAFTFDIPVLAAPMDSVVSPATAIAIGELGGLGVLDLEGVWTRYENPEPVLAEIRELPTEGATARMQELYAEPVKPELIKARLAEIRAAGVPVAGALSPQRTQEHYKTVVDAGVDLFVIRGTTVSAEHVSKSVEPLNLKKFIYELDVPVIVGGAATYTAALHLMRTGAAGVLVGFGGGAASTTRTSLGIHAPMATAVADVAGARRDYLDESGGRYVHVIADGGLGTSGDIVKAVSMGADAVMLGSTLARAEEAPGGGFHWGAEAHHPELPRGNRVEVGTIAPLEQVLFGPSAHPDGQVNLIGALRRSMATTGYSDLKEFQRVEVVVAPYLQS